GGCCACCACCGTGAGTTCAGGGTTGGCGCCCTTGACTCCCGTGGCAATGGGCAGTGCCCGACCATGCAGGGTGTGAAAGCCATTGCTGTGGATATAGTGGGGCAGTTTGCCGGCCTGGCCGATACCGCTGATAATCGCCGTCTGTTGTGGCGTTTTCCCCAGCGCCTCCAGGCTTTTTTTCAGCACCTCAAGAATGGCAAAATCGCCACATCCCGGGCACCAGGAACTCTCTTGCGAACCGGGCCGTTGGGAGTCAAAAAGTAATTTACTCATGGTCGCCTCCTTTCAGCAGGGTTTTCAGTTGCGCGCACAGGTGTTCGCAGGACAGGGCACGGCCATCATATTTGAGAATCCGTTGTTTAATGCGACAGTCGTAATCACGCTGCAACAGATCGGCAAATTGACCGGTAAAGTTTTGCTCCACGGCAATAATCCGCTCCGCCTGGTTCAGGTAAGCGGCGACGGTTGTCGGCAACGGATAGACCTGACTGAAGTGGAGCAGGGCGAGACCGGGAATGGCCATGGATTCAACGGCATCTTTGAGGGTGTTGTAGGTCGACCCCCAGCCGATGACCAATGTGGTGAAATCGCTGCTGCCGATCAGTGTCGGTTGCAACGCTTCCTCGATCATCTGTTGTTGCTTGCGCATCCGTTTTTCCGGCATCGCCGCGCTTAAGGTCATCTCTTCGGTGGTGTCACCGTACTCATCGTGTTCGTTGCCGTTGGCGATAACCACGCCCTGACCGTGTCCGGGAATGGCTCGTGGTGAAATGCCGCTCTGCGTTAATTGATACCGTTGATAATCCGCTGGTGATTCAACCACCTGCAGCGGCACCATTTCCGGCAGAGCCACCTGATCGCTGTTGTAATAGGTGTCGACGAAATATTCATCGGTGAGAATGAAGCTGGGGGTCTGAAATTTGTCAGCCATGGCAAAGGCTCGTGCTGATAACTGGACGGCTTCTTCGATGTCTTTGGGCGCGAAGATGGTGCGTGGAAAATCGCCGTGCCCGGCGTGGAGCACCAGATTCAGATCGCCTTGGGCGGTGCGGGTGGGCAGCCCGGTCGCCGGACCGGGACGTTGCGCCAGATGCAGGACAAAAGGCGTTTCCGACATCCCGGATAAACTGATGAGTTCTTCCATCAGGGCAAACCCGCCACCGGAGGTGGTCACCATACCGCGTCCTCCGGCATACCAGGTGCCGATACAGGCTCCGGCCGCGGCAATTTCATCTTCGAACTGTTCGACCACCAGGTCGAAATCGGGCGCTTGTTGACTGAGAAAAACCGCAACCGCCGTCGAGGGTGACATGGGATAGAAGGACAGGGCATTGCAACCGCCGCTTAAGGCTCCGATCGCCACGGCTTCACTGCCGTTGATCAACGTCTGGTCTTTGACGGTGTCATCAACGGGCAGGGCAAAGGGAGCTTTTTGCTTCTCTTTAAGGCGTTCTCCTTGACGCCAGCCGTAGTGCAACGCCGCGATGTTTTTGTCGATGAGCGTTTGCGGCTTATCGGCGAAGGCTGTTGTAACTAATTCCTCAACAAGGTTTTGGTCGACGTCAAACAGAGCGGTGACCATCCCGGCACAGACGGTGTTCAACTCTTTTTTAAAGGCCGTCTCGTCCTGTTCATCCCAGTCCAGGGCAAAGATGTTGTCTGTGGGCGCTTCACGATCGAGAAACGCCTCATTGCCGAGAATCATGGTGTGTGGATTCAGCCGCGGCTTGACCCAGTCGATGACACCGGTGGTAAACGGGATCAGTAGGTCGATCTGCTCACGATAACTGCGAATGGGGGTCGAGCCGACGCTGATGGTGATGGTGTTGAGTCCGCCACGCACGCGGGACATGTATTCTTTGGTGGCGTAGACGTGATAACCGGATTGTTTGAACGCACGGATGAGGATTCGTTCTACCGTGTTGACGCCCTGGCCGGCCTGACCGCCAAGGACAATGTTGATCCGTTGCATTTTTCTCCTCCTTGTTGCGAATGCGTTAAAAGAGTGTCGTGAGAAATGATGCTGGACGACAGGGAAAACAAACGGGAAACACGCGCACAGCGCGTGACCACGTGATGGATTTATGCTACTAAGTAGAACAT
This region of uncultured Desulfuromonas sp. genomic DNA includes:
- a CDS encoding 2-oxoacid:acceptor oxidoreductase subunit alpha, giving the protein MQRINIVLGGQAGQGVNTVERILIRAFKQSGYHVYATKEYMSRVRGGLNTITISVGSTPIRSYREQIDLLIPFTTGVIDWVKPRLNPHTMILGNEAFLDREAPTDNIFALDWDEQDETAFKKELNTVCAGMVTALFDVDQNLVEELVTTAFADKPQTLIDKNIAALHYGWRQGERLKEKQKAPFALPVDDTVKDQTLINGSEAVAIGALSGGCNALSFYPMSPSTAVAVFLSQQAPDFDLVVEQFEDEIAAAGACIGTWYAGGRGMVTTSGGGFALMEELISLSGMSETPFVLHLAQRPGPATGLPTRTAQGDLNLVLHAGHGDFPRTIFAPKDIEEAVQLSARAFAMADKFQTPSFILTDEYFVDTYYNSDQVALPEMVPLQVVESPADYQRYQLTQSGISPRAIPGHGQGVVIANGNEHDEYGDTTEEMTLSAAMPEKRMRKQQQMIEEALQPTLIGSSDFTTLVIGWGSTYNTLKDAVESMAIPGLALLHFSQVYPLPTTVAAYLNQAERIIAVEQNFTGQFADLLQRDYDCRIKQRILKYDGRALSCEHLCAQLKTLLKGGDHE